The following coding sequences lie in one Flavobacteriales bacterium genomic window:
- the murG gene encoding undecaprenyldiphospho-muramoylpentapeptide beta-N-acetylglucosaminyltransferase codes for MSQYKVIISGGGTGGHIFPAIAIANAIKLKHPTAEILFVGAEGKMEMEKVPVAGYKIVGLPIMGIQRKLTLQNLKVPFKLLFSLLKAKKVIKEFKPNVVVGVGGYASGPLLKIATSMGVPALLQEQNSYPGITNKILAKKVQKICVAYQGMEQFFPKEKIIFTGNPVRQDIVDLSGKREKGLQQFGLSADKKIVLVIGGSLGARVINESIDAGLEVLAKNNIQLLWQTGKAYADKAADSVKMYSDKGIVTMPFISTMDLAYAVADVVVSRAGALSVSELCLTKKPSILVPSPNVSEDHQTKNAMALVNNKAAVLVKDLDAKNDLITALLNLVNDTSLQQELKLNITKLSKPDAANQIADEVIKLAKEFK; via the coding sequence ATGTCGCAGTATAAAGTTATCATAAGTGGAGGAGGAACAGGAGGGCACATCTTTCCCGCAATAGCTATTGCTAATGCAATAAAGTTAAAACACCCAACTGCCGAAATTTTATTTGTTGGTGCTGAAGGTAAAATGGAAATGGAAAAGGTGCCTGTTGCGGGGTATAAAATTGTTGGGTTACCCATAATGGGAATTCAACGTAAGTTAACTTTACAAAACCTTAAAGTACCTTTTAAATTGTTGTTTAGTCTGCTCAAGGCTAAAAAAGTAATTAAGGAATTTAAGCCTAATGTAGTAGTGGGAGTTGGTGGCTATGCAAGTGGACCTTTGTTGAAAATAGCAACAAGTATGGGCGTGCCTGCTTTGTTACAAGAACAAAATTCTTATCCAGGAATTACTAATAAAATACTAGCTAAAAAGGTTCAAAAAATTTGCGTGGCTTATCAGGGAATGGAGCAATTTTTCCCAAAGGAAAAAATCATATTTACCGGTAATCCTGTCCGACAAGATATTGTAGATTTAAGTGGAAAAAGAGAAAAAGGCTTGCAACAGTTTGGTCTTTCGGCTGATAAAAAAATAGTTTTAGTTATAGGTGGAAGTTTAGGTGCAAGAGTGATTAATGAAAGTATAGATGCTGGATTAGAAGTTCTTGCAAAAAACAACATTCAATTGTTATGGCAAACGGGTAAAGCTTACGCTGATAAGGCTGCTGATTCAGTAAAAATGTATTCAGATAAAGGAATTGTTACCATGCCATTTATTTCTACTATGGATTTGGCTTATGCTGTTGCTGATGTAGTTGTTTCAAGAGCTGGAGCATTATCGGTTTCAGAGCTTTGTTTAACCAAAAAACCTTCAATATTAGTTCCTTCGCCAAATGTTTCTGAAGACCATCAAACTAAAAATGCAATGGCTTTAGTTAATAACAAAGCAGCAGTTTTGGTAAAGGATCTTGATGCTAAAAACGATTTAATTACGGCATTATTGAATCTGGTAAATGATACTTCGCTTCAGCAAGAATTAAAACTAAACATTACAAAACTATCAAAACCAGATGCAGCTAATCAAATTGCTGATGAGGTTATAAAATTGGCTAAAGAGTTTAAATAA
- a CDS encoding FtsW/RodA/SpoVE family cell cycle protein — MSYTEKYLKGDKGIWVVVLLLSILSLLAVYSSIVTLAYKYKDGDTFYYLFKHAIILVIGIGLMILAHNLKFKYYSRLSQLALFLSVPLLLLTLFTGANINDASRWLVIPVINQTFQTSDLAKLALIMYLARLLSKRQDQIKDFKEAFVPIMIPVMIVCGLILPANFSTAAMLFVTSLIIMFIGRINIKYILSLIGIGVGTMMILLLIGKSNPDLLPRMGTWAKRIETFQGGGNKDANYQAEQAKIAIATGGPFGKGPGGSTQRNFLPHPYSDFIYAIILEEYGLIGGIVVIFLYLILFFRGIRIASKTENTFGSLLALGLSFSLVFQALINMAVAVNLFPVTGQPLPLVSMGGTSIWFTCLAIGIILSVSRESEREKTEKETNTKVNVAV; from the coding sequence ATTAGTTATACCGAAAAATACCTTAAAGGCGATAAAGGAATATGGGTAGTAGTTTTGTTACTATCCATTTTGTCGTTATTGGCTGTGTATAGCTCTATAGTAACCCTTGCTTACAAATACAAAGATGGTGATACGTTCTATTACTTATTTAAACATGCCATCATACTTGTAATAGGAATAGGGTTGATGATATTGGCTCACAATCTAAAATTCAAGTATTATTCGCGATTATCACAATTGGCACTTTTTTTATCCGTTCCCTTGCTTTTATTAACCCTTTTTACAGGAGCTAATATTAACGATGCTAGCAGGTGGTTGGTTATTCCAGTTATTAATCAAACCTTTCAAACTTCCGATTTAGCTAAGCTTGCGTTGATTATGTATTTAGCACGTTTGTTGTCTAAACGTCAAGATCAAATTAAAGATTTTAAAGAAGCCTTTGTTCCTATTATGATTCCTGTAATGATAGTTTGTGGTTTGATATTACCTGCTAACTTTTCGACTGCGGCAATGTTGTTTGTTACTTCATTAATCATCATGTTTATAGGGCGAATAAACATCAAGTATATATTGTCTCTGATAGGAATTGGTGTTGGTACTATGATGATTTTATTGTTGATAGGTAAATCTAACCCCGATTTATTACCAAGGATGGGAACTTGGGCAAAACGTATAGAAACGTTCCAAGGAGGAGGAAACAAAGATGCCAATTATCAGGCTGAACAAGCAAAAATTGCTATTGCAACAGGTGGTCCATTTGGTAAAGGGCCTGGAGGGAGTACTCAACGAAATTTTTTACCTCACCCATATTCCGATTTTATTTATGCCATTATTTTAGAGGAATACGGTTTAATTGGTGGTATAGTGGTGATTTTTTTATACCTCATATTATTTTTTAGGGGAATTCGAATTGCCTCTAAAACCGAAAACACCTTTGGGTCACTGCTTGCTCTCGGACTCTCGTTTAGCTTGGTATTCCAAGCATTAATAAACATGGCAGTAGCGGTAAATTTATTTCCAGTTACTGGGCAGCCGTTACCTTTAGTAAGTATGGGAGGAACATCTATTTGGTTCACTTGTTTAGCTATTGGTATTATATTAAGTGTGAGTAGAGAATCGGAAAGAGAAAAAACTGAAAAAGAAACAAATACGAAAGTAAATGTCGCAGTATAA